The Planifilum fimeticola nucleotide sequence CGGAGGCCAGCTCGGCCACCTGCTCCGGATCGCCGGAATACTCCAGCACCTCATCACCGTTTTGAAACGGTTCGGACGGCCACTTGCTCTCCGCCAGTGAGAAGGTCGCCTCCGGAAAATAACCGGCCAAAATCTCCTTCAACCTGTCGCTCCGTACAAAACCGCTCCCAATGACGGCGATTTTCAAGTCACACCCTCCAATGAACGATGAACATTTGTTCATTATTGAATGATTTGTTCTCCCCTTTTCATTGTATCCGATTCCGATTAATTTGTAAATAAAAAATTGATTGAAATATTCATTTATTCCAATAAGACATCCCCCACACCGGTTTCCCTTCGCGCCGCCCTTAGGCCTACGCGAATTCACAGCGCCCAACCCAGTATATTCCATTCAAAATTTACCCGTTCCTCTATCAATATTCTTCGCGTTTTTCTCCAAAAACCGACGGCCATTGACAGAGGGAATCAAAAAATATTACATTTATAACGAATGGTAAAAATTCATCAATCCCAAGTGAGAAAAGGCGGTTGACCATGATCGAAGTCCTTTGCGCAAAGGAATTGGGAGATGCGGCAAAGAAGCGGATCAGCGAGATCTTTGTCGACGCCTTCGGTCATCATTTGTCTTTCTTTTCAAAAGACAAAAACAAGTTGGCCAAGGCGTTGGAGCACATGTTTGTCCTGGATGTTTTCCATATCGCCCTGTTCGAGGGCGAGATCGCGGGAATGGCCGCCTGCACCAACAGCGACGTGCACTCGGTGAACCACGATCAAAGTGACTTGCGCAGGCATTTCGGAATATACAAGGGAACGATTGCCAATGTGGTATTTAAGCGGGAATTCCAGAAGCCGATCAAGGTGGGAAAGCGAACGGCGCTCATCGAATTTTTCGCCACCGATCCCAAGTACCGGAGGCGCGGGGTTGCCAAGGCGATCATGAATCACTTGCTTTCTCTGCCCCAATACGATGAATATATCCTGGAGGTGACAAATACGGATCCCCGGGTCATCCGATTGTATGAAAAACTGGGCTTCAGGGAGTTTGAACGGATCAAACAGAAGTACAGCCGCCTGAGCGGCTTGGATTACATGGTATATATGCGATATACCAAGTGAAGCACAGAAGAAGGACGGGGAAGGAAGTCGACAACCGGGCGATGTCCCGATATGGG carries:
- a CDS encoding GNAT family N-acetyltransferase, whose amino-acid sequence is MIEVLCAKELGDAAKKRISEIFVDAFGHHLSFFSKDKNKLAKALEHMFVLDVFHIALFEGEIAGMAACTNSDVHSVNHDQSDLRRHFGIYKGTIANVVFKREFQKPIKVGKRTALIEFFATDPKYRRRGVAKAIMNHLLSLPQYDEYILEVTNTDPRVIRLYEKLGFREFERIKQKYSRLSGLDYMVYMRYTK